CCCATATTATTTATCGCCTGCGAATTTAAAGGATTAATATCCAGCACTCTGCCGTATTTTTCAGCGGCTTTGTCATATTTACCCTGCCGAAAATACAGGTTGCCAAGGTTAAAAAGGGCGCCTTCAAAGTACGGAAACAACCGCAGCGCGCCGCTGTAATAAGCTTCCGCTTTCTGTTCCTGCCCCGTTGCGTTCATAATAATCCCCGCGTAAAAAGAGCCCTGATAATCCCGTTTTATCCGGCTCTGAAATAATTTAGTATAAAGCAGGGCATAATTTGCTTTACCCGCGTTTATATATGAAGACAACTTAAAAACAATGTGATTTCTGATAAAAATATCCCCTGTCATGACAGCATTAAAACAAATTAAAATAAG
This genomic interval from Candidatus Goldiibacteriota bacterium contains the following:
- a CDS encoding tetratricopeptide repeat protein yields the protein MTGDIFIRNHIVFKLSSYINAGKANYALLYTKLFQSRIKRDYQGSFYAGIIMNATGQEQKAEAYYSGALRLFPYFEGALFNLGNLYFRQGKYDKAAEKYGRVLDINPLNSQAINNMGKALIERKEYQQAVILLEKAGPSRDDAYIKYNLALAYYMSDNGTKALMILQELLELSPDFTLAEELLRKIKAGRGGV